In Paenibacillus algicola, a genomic segment contains:
- a CDS encoding phage structural protein, producing MSVKTYDPNDLTVMVNGVYLTGFAEDMVEFEKDEDGYETKVGAQGDVVRSKINNPLHTLSITLLSSSPQVSMLDKLAKSGEMVPVSLIYNGDPKETVTVTEAYVKKPAARSYGSEAEDREYELQCLDADIA from the coding sequence GTGTCAGTAAAAACATACGATCCGAATGATTTGACTGTGATGGTCAACGGTGTCTATTTGACCGGCTTTGCTGAAGATATGGTGGAATTCGAGAAAGATGAAGACGGTTATGAGACGAAGGTCGGAGCACAGGGCGATGTAGTGCGTTCAAAAATTAACAACCCATTGCATACGCTATCCATTACGTTGTTATCCAGCAGCCCGCAAGTTTCTATGCTGGACAAGTTGGCTAAATCGGGTGAAATGGTGCCGGTATCCTTGATTTATAACGGAGATCCAAAAGAGACCGTCACAGTCACCGAAGCTTATGTCAAAAAGCCAGCAGCCCGTTCCTATGGTTCTGAGGCTGAAGACCGCGAATACGAATTGCAGTGTCTTGATGCAGATATTGCCTAA
- a CDS encoding DUF3383 family protein translates to MSAIKDVTVIIDIKKPTPIVGFGKPLIIGTSAAAKPYKSYNDLAEVAADHTINSEIYKAAAAIFNQEHRPPELAVMTRETAGTWEDFLPQIFEKDWYFLICTRSAVEDITAIADAVEANDSRQFMVSTSSKEDMMTIKAKEYKNTTVFYHTNIDNYPEAALVGEAGSKTVGSITWKGQRLRGILPLDISAAELREIHNLGGITYVTKAGDPVTSEGKTVSGEYIDVIHAKHFVIYTIEYEVQKLFNNARNQKIGYDNTGIAQIEGVVRNVLQRCTLQGIIARDDAGTGLFETTFKTREQTTALERSTREYNGGTFGFELAGAIHETTIRGLVTY, encoded by the coding sequence TTGTCAGCAATTAAAGACGTCACGGTCATTATTGACATTAAAAAACCCACGCCAATTGTGGGATTTGGTAAACCGTTGATCATCGGGACATCAGCTGCGGCTAAACCGTACAAATCCTACAATGATTTGGCTGAAGTCGCCGCGGATCACACGATCAATTCTGAAATCTACAAAGCAGCTGCTGCAATTTTTAATCAGGAGCATCGACCTCCAGAGCTGGCCGTCATGACGAGGGAAACCGCAGGCACCTGGGAGGATTTCCTGCCGCAAATCTTTGAAAAGGATTGGTATTTTCTAATCTGCACACGCAGCGCTGTGGAAGACATTACAGCTATTGCCGATGCGGTCGAAGCGAACGACTCCCGGCAGTTCATGGTCAGCACCAGTAGCAAGGAGGATATGATGACGATCAAGGCCAAGGAGTATAAAAACACCACGGTCTTTTATCACACCAACATAGACAACTATCCGGAGGCAGCTCTGGTTGGTGAAGCTGGATCGAAAACGGTCGGCAGCATTACCTGGAAGGGTCAGCGCCTCAGAGGCATTTTGCCGCTGGACATTTCGGCTGCGGAGCTCCGGGAGATTCATAATTTGGGCGGGATCACTTATGTTACGAAAGCCGGTGACCCGGTGACCAGCGAAGGCAAAACAGTGAGTGGAGAGTACATTGATGTAATCCATGCGAAGCACTTTGTGATTTACACTATCGAGTACGAGGTGCAAAAGCTGTTCAACAACGCCCGGAACCAGAAAATCGGTTACGACAACACCGGCATTGCTCAAATTGAGGGCGTGGTCCGAAACGTGCTGCAGCGATGCACCTTGCAGGGGATCATTGCCAGAGACGATGCCGGAACCGGGCTGTTCGAGACAACCTTTAAGACCCGGGAACAGACCACGGCACTGGAACGGTCTACAAGGGAATACAACGGCGGTACATTTGGATTTGAACTCGCCGGGGCCATTCACGAAACCACAATTCGCGGTCTTGTGACCTATTAA
- a CDS encoding phage neck terminator protein: MIPYNEIRKALVSGLSDHTGLQVINMNGGGGIPKGAFITYHFEPGFNSTGGRPIEQQNGEYLEQIETVEFTVSFLSYADDNPVSMNYALQAHEWFKADGRVKLKDDLGIVVHSVGQVENRDVAVGTEWERRHGFEVEFRMQNKSRRKLDVIEKVNLEGAGIVVSN; encoded by the coding sequence ATGATCCCGTACAACGAAATCCGTAAAGCGCTGGTGTCCGGATTATCCGACCATACCGGCCTGCAGGTGATCAACATGAACGGCGGTGGCGGCATCCCTAAAGGCGCATTTATCACGTATCATTTTGAGCCTGGGTTTAATAGTACCGGTGGACGACCCATTGAACAGCAGAACGGCGAATATTTGGAGCAGATTGAGACGGTGGAATTTACCGTCTCCTTTTTGTCCTATGCGGATGATAACCCGGTCAGCATGAACTATGCGCTGCAGGCTCATGAATGGTTCAAGGCAGACGGCCGAGTTAAATTGAAGGATGATCTTGGCATTGTCGTCCATAGTGTCGGGCAGGTCGAAAATCGGGATGTTGCCGTAGGTACCGAGTGGGAGCGCCGGCACGGATTCGAAGTTGAATTCCGGATGCAGAACAAATCCCGCCGTAAGCTGGACGTGATTGAAAAAGTAAACCTAGAAGGAGCTGGTATCGTTGTCAGCAATTAA